A region from the Mercenaria mercenaria strain notata chromosome 7, MADL_Memer_1, whole genome shotgun sequence genome encodes:
- the LOC123554854 gene encoding uncharacterized protein LOC123554854 isoform X2: protein MKRVIYRTVCIKPQDRPIETHFTQAFLILCTLTKLSSMLFCSIVLTILASGLASQETHRFIHIGQDGKEVSQDIIHDKDENTVMVIIGDVSMYNGYIPTVNLHDFNTRYVAFKDIRNKICMVSETPYPNAMPELYRSGVTNITVEYQAKDDPNPLSYTEVKLVAGTKIADFCKDYNTVLRELIPMKQIQKRDDVKAGNEVNASPCVVCLWCVVHNDPENVVG from the exons ATGAAAAGGGTCATATACCGGACTGTTTGTATAAAACCACAAGATAGACCCATCGAGACTCATTTTACACAAGCCTTTCTTATTCT GTGTACGTTGACGAAACTGTCGAGCATGTTATTTTGCAGCATTGTGTTGACAATACTAGCGTCTGGTCTTGCGAGTCAAGAA aCACACCGGTTTATTCATATTGGGCAAGATGGAAAAGAAGTTTCACAAGACATTATACATGACAAAGATGAAAACACCGTTATGGTTATCATTGGTGATGTTTCCATGTACAACGGATACATTCCAACAGTGAATCTACATGATTTCAACACG CGGTACGTGGCCTTTAAAGACATCCGTAACAAGATATGTATGGTTTCAGAGACTCCGTATCCAAATGCCATGCCAGAACTGTACAGATCG gGAGTTACAAATATAACGGTGGAGTACCAAGCCAAGGATGATCCAAATCCTCTTAGTTATACAGAAGTGAAACTTGtagcaggaacgaaaatcgctgACTTTTGTAAAGACTACAACACTGTATTGCGAGAACTCATACCTATGAAGCAGATCCAGAAGAGAG ATGATGTCAAGGCCGGAa ATGAAGTAAATGCAA GTCCTTGTGTGGTATGTCTGTGGTGCGTCGTTCACAATGATCCTGAAAATGTTGTCGGATGA
- the LOC123554854 gene encoding uncharacterized protein LOC123554854 isoform X1: MKRVIYRTVCIKPQDRPIETHFTQAFLILCTLTKLSSMLFCSIVLTILASGLASQETHRFIHIGQDGKEVSQDIIHDKDENTVMVIIGDVSMYNGYIPTVNLHDFNTRYVAFKDIRNKICMVSETPYPNAMPELYRSGVTNITVEYQAKDDPNPLSYTEVKLVAGTKIADFCKDYNTVLRELIPMKQIQKRDDVKAGNFTFAAVSDEVNASPCVVCLWCVVHNDPENVVG, translated from the exons ATGAAAAGGGTCATATACCGGACTGTTTGTATAAAACCACAAGATAGACCCATCGAGACTCATTTTACACAAGCCTTTCTTATTCT GTGTACGTTGACGAAACTGTCGAGCATGTTATTTTGCAGCATTGTGTTGACAATACTAGCGTCTGGTCTTGCGAGTCAAGAA aCACACCGGTTTATTCATATTGGGCAAGATGGAAAAGAAGTTTCACAAGACATTATACATGACAAAGATGAAAACACCGTTATGGTTATCATTGGTGATGTTTCCATGTACAACGGATACATTCCAACAGTGAATCTACATGATTTCAACACG CGGTACGTGGCCTTTAAAGACATCCGTAACAAGATATGTATGGTTTCAGAGACTCCGTATCCAAATGCCATGCCAGAACTGTACAGATCG gGAGTTACAAATATAACGGTGGAGTACCAAGCCAAGGATGATCCAAATCCTCTTAGTTATACAGAAGTGAAACTTGtagcaggaacgaaaatcgctgACTTTTGTAAAGACTACAACACTGTATTGCGAGAACTCATACCTATGAAGCAGATCCAGAAGAGAG ATGATGTCAAGGCCGGAa ATTTTACTTTTGCGGCTGTTTCAGATGAAGTAAATGCAA GTCCTTGTGTGGTATGTCTGTGGTGCGTCGTTCACAATGATCCTGAAAATGTTGTCGGATGA